The Candidatus Neomarinimicrobiota bacterium genome has a segment encoding these proteins:
- a CDS encoding PorV/PorQ family protein — translation MKFRQAFLKYIGLAGLFLSVSLGPGLDAVAFEKVGVTSFQFLKVMPGARSTGVGEAYSSIVDGADAMYWNPAALTRVSRLSVNASHVDWFLDTGHNSFTAAYNIGRNVSLGLMALNADYGSIEVTTVDALGPVGDGYNPGLTGETITPGATAFGIGFGHQLTNKFSYGLTGKYVTEDMVVRKKSLLMFDGGIYYHTGFRSVQMSATLRHFGPEVTYYDKSYSLPQTMNVGISAYVIGQGDYLFFNARNQNLLMAFDIVQPRDYDQQYNLGAEYSISDILFLRAGYKINYDTAGLTLGFGVQYANFAIDYSFNDHDEFLGNVNRFSVGYNL, via the coding sequence ATGAAATTTCGACAAGCGTTTTTGAAATATATCGGTTTGGCAGGGCTCTTTCTCTCTGTATCCCTGGGACCTGGATTGGATGCTGTTGCCTTTGAAAAGGTGGGCGTGACTTCCTTTCAGTTCCTGAAAGTGATGCCGGGAGCCCGGTCCACCGGGGTTGGGGAGGCGTATTCTTCCATAGTGGATGGTGCTGATGCGATGTACTGGAATCCCGCTGCATTGACCAGGGTGAGCAGGCTAAGCGTCAATGCTTCTCACGTCGACTGGTTTCTGGACACCGGACACAACTCATTCACGGCGGCCTATAATATCGGACGGAATGTCTCTCTTGGGCTGATGGCATTGAATGCAGATTACGGGTCGATTGAGGTGACGACAGTGGACGCCCTTGGACCAGTGGGAGATGGATATAATCCGGGACTCACAGGTGAAACCATTACGCCGGGTGCCACCGCATTCGGAATAGGATTCGGACACCAACTGACTAACAAATTTTCCTACGGGCTTACGGGGAAATACGTCACCGAAGATATGGTGGTGAGGAAAAAGTCCCTGTTAATGTTCGACGGCGGAATCTATTACCACACTGGATTTCGGTCTGTGCAGATGTCCGCGACATTACGGCATTTCGGCCCGGAAGTCACCTACTACGATAAATCTTATTCGCTGCCGCAGACCATGAATGTCGGGATATCCGCCTATGTCATCGGCCAGGGAGATTACCTGTTTTTTAACGCGAGAAATCAAAACCTGTTGATGGCTTTCGATATCGTCCAGCCCAGGGATTATGATCAGCAATACAACCTGGGAGCCGAATATTCCATATCGGACATTCTGTTTTTACGGGCAGGGTATAAAATAAATTACGACACTGCGGGATTAACCCTGGGATTTGGAGTGCAATACGCCAATTTCGCCATTGATTATTCCTTTAACGACCACGACGAATTCCTTGGTAATGTTAACAGGTTTTCAGTCGGATACAATTTATAA
- a CDS encoding T9SS type A sorting domain-containing protein, producing the protein MYKCLKYNGLLLLMVLLAGPGMAQDVRFEVHDRGMLHETVYNTGEIGRPWQTGEQGNVTSYPLMEWPRYSKTIVNGIEYSGQHNLMGAGMYIGANLDNLPGEENRLFALSGAVGSSDPETVAGRWSFPLSIEKIENYPVNPDGTLNDDYDPNEAEQIIIAEWATSIGITVTRTSRQYSQKDYDDFIIYEYTLEYTGDTDGTPASVERTQTLHDVMVCFNYGMAPSMYGFQRWYQEWKYEGGIYRGDLRAYWDAELWLKFNLDNYVNKTQRILAKPEPDPDLFREFAETGKNGGGLASPQAPGWAMIYYDTTKLAPIVPEELEAKAAAQGIVNESEAARKGRIRTTSIDSSEYDPAYHNHVIENELGTLTWFYELDENYHMKQPWTNKVSTGNVNSQKMMYEKDPFNPSNRWSGVYKTSSNTWPEPPHPEERWIGRAAFNYRQTSDAGMQLMTFGPYSLEHGDVIEFSLAEVIGYGSDPGKRVEGGGVPGEPLTQWSAAPNWNGPVVINGDTLTKAYIDEFGYPDYVNSDVVSVQDVTKKAFEAYLGHPPTLPFWPEDNPKNGVYTIQNPAPPAPALVMKNTPDARIRLIWKNAVEDFPYLTDDIVQYNVYRATAGMGPWQLLDSVAVGSDSAGVYELVDADQSFKVGDTRFYALSSVDAVGRESGKTNIVNWRKDVASVEKMTDVYVVPNPFIEESGFEGNPAESVGFYGLPEECMIRIYSYAGQLVDKIQHNEAVYSNNKTLVTINHQEMASGIYFYVVTTPDGDQTSGKFIILK; encoded by the coding sequence ATGTATAAGTGTCTAAAATACAATGGTCTTCTTTTGTTAATGGTGCTTTTGGCCGGCCCCGGAATGGCCCAGGATGTTCGGTTTGAAGTTCACGACCGGGGCATGCTGCATGAAACCGTGTATAACACCGGAGAAATCGGCCGGCCATGGCAGACTGGTGAACAGGGGAATGTCACTTCATATCCGCTCATGGAATGGCCGCGATACTCAAAAACCATTGTGAACGGGATCGAATACAGCGGGCAGCACAATCTGATGGGTGCAGGGATGTATATCGGTGCTAATCTTGATAACCTGCCTGGAGAAGAAAATCGACTATTTGCCCTGAGCGGTGCAGTCGGATCCAGTGATCCGGAAACTGTTGCCGGGCGCTGGTCATTTCCGCTCTCAATCGAGAAAATTGAAAATTATCCGGTAAATCCGGACGGGACACTAAATGATGATTACGATCCCAATGAAGCCGAACAGATCATCATTGCCGAGTGGGCTACGTCTATAGGGATAACGGTGACCCGTACTTCACGCCAATATTCCCAGAAGGATTATGACGACTTTATCATCTATGAATATACGCTGGAATACACCGGAGATACCGACGGGACACCAGCTTCGGTGGAACGCACGCAAACGCTGCATGATGTTATGGTCTGCTTCAATTACGGGATGGCTCCGTCGATGTATGGTTTTCAGCGGTGGTACCAAGAGTGGAAATACGAAGGCGGCATATACCGGGGAGATCTTCGGGCATACTGGGATGCCGAGTTGTGGTTGAAATTCAACCTTGATAATTATGTGAATAAAACCCAGCGGATCCTGGCGAAACCGGAACCGGATCCGGATCTGTTTCGGGAATTTGCGGAAACCGGGAAGAATGGTGGCGGGTTGGCAAGCCCTCAGGCGCCGGGATGGGCTATGATTTATTACGACACCACCAAGCTGGCGCCCATTGTTCCGGAGGAATTGGAGGCTAAGGCGGCGGCGCAGGGGATTGTGAATGAATCAGAGGCGGCCCGCAAGGGACGAATTCGCACCACTTCCATCGACTCCTCAGAATACGATCCGGCCTACCATAATCATGTGATTGAAAATGAGTTGGGCACCCTGACCTGGTTTTACGAACTGGACGAAAATTACCATATGAAGCAACCGTGGACTAATAAGGTCAGCACAGGGAATGTCAACAGTCAAAAAATGATGTATGAGAAGGACCCGTTTAACCCGTCAAACCGTTGGAGCGGGGTCTATAAAACCAGCAGCAATACCTGGCCGGAGCCACCCCATCCGGAGGAAAGGTGGATAGGCCGGGCTGCCTTCAATTACCGGCAGACCTCTGATGCAGGTATGCAGCTGATGACTTTTGGTCCTTATTCCTTAGAGCATGGAGATGTTATTGAATTTTCACTCGCGGAGGTTATCGGTTACGGATCCGATCCCGGGAAGCGGGTCGAAGGCGGTGGAGTACCAGGTGAGCCGTTAACTCAATGGTCGGCCGCACCGAACTGGAACGGCCCGGTTGTCATTAACGGAGATACCCTTACGAAGGCTTACATTGACGAATTCGGATACCCGGATTACGTGAACTCTGATGTTGTGTCGGTACAGGATGTAACTAAAAAGGCGTTTGAGGCATATCTTGGTCATCCGCCGACGCTACCGTTCTGGCCGGAGGACAACCCCAAAAATGGTGTATACACTATTCAGAATCCGGCACCACCTGCACCAGCATTGGTCATGAAAAACACACCGGATGCCAGGATCAGACTAATTTGGAAAAATGCTGTTGAGGACTTCCCATATCTCACAGATGACATTGTTCAGTATAATGTGTACCGGGCGACCGCCGGGATGGGACCCTGGCAGCTGCTCGACAGTGTTGCTGTCGGTTCGGATAGCGCGGGGGTCTACGAATTAGTGGACGCGGATCAATCGTTTAAAGTGGGTGACACCCGATTTTATGCCCTGTCCTCGGTTGATGCCGTCGGACGTGAAAGCGGGAAAACCAATATCGTGAACTGGCGCAAAGATGTGGCGTCTGTGGAAAAAATGACCGATGTCTATGTAGTGCCAAACCCGTTTATCGAAGAGTCCGGTTTTGAGGGGAACCCGGCCGAAAGCGTTGGATTTTATGGTTTGCCTGAGGAGTGTATGATCAGGATATATTCGTATGCCGGGCAGCTAGTGGATAAAATTCAGCACAACGAGGCTGTCTATTCAAACAACAAAACGCTCGTGACAATTAACCACCAGGAAATGGCATCGGGTATCTATTTCTATGTGGTGACCACGCCAGACGGCGATCAGACCAGCGGAAAATTTATCATATTGAAGTAA